The stretch of DNA ATGAGCCCGCCGTTGCATCGTATTGGACTGCGTAGACGAGCGCATCCGATTCTTCCACCTGCCTCTGATAATTGCCAAAACGGGCAAGCCAGCTCTGACTGTCGATCCCGTCCGTGAACAGCACGATCGCTTTTCGGCCCTGGATCCGGCTGAGGCATTCCGTCAGGACGAGGTCCAGCGCGTCGTACAGCCTGGTCCCTGCGCCCGTGTCCGTGCGCAGGATCGCGCGCCGCAGTGCCGCGCGATCGCCCGTAAAAACAGAGTCGAGGTAGATATAGGAATCAAACGAGACAACCATGACGCGGTCCTCCGGGCGCAGCGCTTCCACAAATGCCAGAGCCGCGTTCTGAATCTCAGTGTGCTTGAAAATCGTGCTGCCTGACGTGTCCAGCATCAGGACCACATTGAACTGCGTGATCTCAGGGATGACGCGATCGATCTTCTGTTCGATCCCGTTTTCGAATACGTGGAAGTCCTTCATGGACAAATCCGGAACGTGACCGCCGGCCGCATCGCTTACGATCGTCGGCACGGTGACCAGCGAAACACTGACTCTGATGACATTATCCGACTTCGTGGCGCCCGAGAAGTTTTGGGGTGAGATGGACGTTCCCTCCTCTCGGTTATTCAGGCTGGGCTTCGGTCGCGGCATTCCTTGACCGTCGACTGCCGACACCAGAATACGAGGGGCGCACAGTGGCGGAAAGGCTGGTTCCCGGTCTTTCCGGTCGATGAATTGCCCGACCAGTTGTTCGAGGGAGGCCGGTTCCGAAGCCGGCTGCCGGTCGATTCCCGGCGGGTCTGACTTCCATGCTTCGGATCCTTCCCATAGTCTGGCTTCGAGCAGCAATTCGCTGTCGGCAGGAGCTCGAGTGTAAACGCCGGCAGGGATTACGATCGCCATGACCAACGCCAGCATGGGACTCCCGGAGGACCTGTAGCGGCCAGGCTGGGCGCCCACGAAACCAGAAAACCGGTCTGCATAGATCCCCTCAGCCAGGAAAACCAGGTCGGCGTGCTCTGCTGAATCCACAAGCAGGTAATCGTTCCGGTTCGAAAATTCCTTCTCGATTCCTGTTTTCAGGTCCAGATCTATTTTCCCGGAAGGGCATGATCCCGGGGTGGTTCCGATTATGTTCCACCAACCGCCGCGCGAGCGGTCCAGGACAGGGCGATCCAACTGAATGAGATGTTGTGGGACTGCCAGGCGCGGACCGTCGGCATTCCGAATAATCTCCATACTCTGGGTGCGGCCCGGATATCTCCAGTCTTTTATGAGAGCTCCCGAAGGACACATGGTGAAGAGGCCGGAATCATGGACGGCAATGACGCAGATTCGGGGTGTGCCGGTTTTCGAGCTCGGAACAGCAGCGGAAAATGTGATCGATAATAAGAATAGGAGCCGCACAGATCTTTTCACGAGAAAACGCCGTGACATAGACGCTCAAATCTCCGATAGGGTGGCATTTGCCCGGAACCGGGTGATGGCGGCAATTGTTCCCGAATTCAGATCACTAACCTGAACTACTCATGAAGCAGAACCACACGCCTGTGAAAAGCAACAAAATTGGACGCAGATGAACGCAGGCAGGAGCTTTTGCCGCGCCGCAGGACGGCAAAAGCTCCTGCACGCCGACCAAAACCGAACGGCCTGCGTCTGTCAGCGTTTTTCCACGTCCGAAACTGCATTTTGGTCGCATATTCATGAATTATCCTGGCTAAATGCCTCCGAACAAATCGTTGGTGCCGGCACCGAAGTAGTTGATGACACTCACCGAGCGAACCACCTTCTGGGGCATATCGATGATGTCAAGCACGTGGCCGGGACATCCCAATCTGGCGCACACATGAATCTTGTTTTTGCCGCCCGGGAGCATGAGCAGCACGCTCTTCTCTGATCCGCAACCTTTCTGAATGCACGCATAGCGCTCGGTCATCACCGCGTCACAGTAAGGGCAATAGGCTTCGGCGAAAACCGGTTCCTTACCGGGGATCTTTGGAATGAAACTGAACAGTTTCGAATGACTGCCCCAGAAGGCGTCGACAAAGAGGAGACCCGGTTCATTATTGACGA from Terriglobia bacterium encodes:
- a CDS encoding VWA domain-containing protein; protein product: MEIIRNADGPRLAVPQHLIQLDRPVLDRSRGGWWNIIGTTPGSCPSGKIDLDLKTGIEKEFSNRNDYLLVDSAEHADLVFLAEGIYADRFSGFVGAQPGRYRSSGSPMLALVMAIVIPAGVYTRAPADSELLLEARLWEGSEAWKSDPPGIDRQPASEPASLEQLVGQFIDRKDREPAFPPLCAPRILVSAVDGQGMPRPKPSLNNREEGTSISPQNFSGATKSDNVIRVSVSLVTVPTIVSDAAGGHVPDLSMKDFHVFENGIEQKIDRVIPEITQFNVVLMLDTSGSTIFKHTEIQNAALAFVEALRPEDRVMVVSFDSYIYLDSVFTGDRAALRRAILRTDTGAGTRLYDALDLVLTECLSRIQGRKAIVLFTDGIDSQSWLARFGNYQRQVEESDALVYAVQYDATAGSFASQYLKRLSENSGGRLFIASSTTNLAEAFAGIADELQHQYTICYYPAGESLDSAFRQIRVTVDRPGTKIRARTGYRIAAPDGRTGRNVGIGARQSK